A region of the Myxococcales bacterium genome:
CGGCGGTCGAGCCAGCCGGTATCGACCGCACCGGCGCGATACGCCTTGCTGTCCAGGAGTTCCAGCAGGTAACCCCGATTGGTCGCGCCCCCCTGGATCACCAACTCCATGTCCAACAGCGCGCAGACGAGGCGCGCGCGGGCATCGTCGCGATCTTTCCCGACCGCGATCACCTTGGTCACCAGCGAATCAAAGTCGGGTGGAACCGTACTGCCGGCAACCACGCCGGAATCGATCCGCAGCCCCGAACCCATCGGAGGCTCGAAGCGAACGATCTTTCCCGGTGACGGCAGGAAACCCTGGTCTGGATCTTCCGCGCACAAGCGGGCTTCGATCGCGACGCCGCGCTCGGCAATCACGAGCGACTTGATCGATTCTCCCCGAGCGATCTTGATCTGAAGCTGCACCAGATCAATGCCGGTGATCTCTTCGGTGATCCCGTGTTCGACCTGCAAGCGAGGGTTCACCTCGAGAAAGAAAAACTTATCTCCCGCGAGCAAGAACTCTACGGTTCCGACCCCCGAATAGGAAACATGCGTGACGAGATGCACCGCAGCCCGCTCGATTTCCTTGCGAACCTTTGCGGAGAGATCCGGGGGCGGTGCTTCTTCGAGCACTTTCTGATGGCGCCGCTGGACCGAGCAGTCGCGAGACCCCACCGCAATGACGTTGCGGTGAAGATCTGCGACGATCTGCACTTCGATATGGCGACCGTCCTCGATCTTCTTCTCCAAGAAGAGCCGGTCGTCACCAAACGCACCTTTGGCCTCAGAGGCCGCGGAACGGAAGGCTTCGGCGATGTCTTCTTCGCGATCTACCATGCGAATGCCACGCCCACCGCCACCCGCAGTCGCCTTGATCACGACTGGGAAGCCGATTCGCTTCGCATGTTCGAGGGCATCGTTTTCGTCGCTGAGCACACCGCCGCTCCAGGGCGAGACGGGGACCCCCGCTTCTTCGGCGAGACGCTTTGAAGTGATCTTGTCTCCCAACTCTCGCATCGCCAGAGATGTCGGGCCGAGAAAAACCATGCCCGCTTCGGTGACGCGATCAACGAATTCCGGAGATTCGGCGACGAAACCCCAACCGGGCCATACCGCGTCGGCTTCGACACGTTTGAGCGCCGCAATCAGGCCGTCGTGGTCCAGATAGGCCGCCACAGCCCCCGCGTTGTTCGACAACGCGTAGGCGCGATCGGCCTGTCGCACAAAGGGTGCATCTCGATCGGGCTCGGTATAGAGGGCGATGACCTCTAGTTCGATTCCCTCTTGCAGGCGCAGACTCTTCACGGCGCGAATGCACCGGAGCGCAGCTTCTCCGCGATTGACGATGGCGAGTCTTCGGAATTCAGGCACCGCGACCTTCTCCTGTGCAACACGCAAAGGCAAGCCAGCTGCCGTGGTGAGAAAGCGAGACGCTGAGATCTAGCTGCCCCTGGCGATAATAGAGCCTCGGTATCCGATGCGCAGTTTTGCGAATTTCGAGCTGATCCCGCGAGTAATCGAAACGTCGAGAGATCGCGTCGCAGGCCAGATCGCGTACCGCCCTGCTTTCGCAGTCGGACGTCGCCGCCGAGTCGATTGTATCAATGCCCCAGAGCACAAGGGCGAAGTCGTTGGGCGCCGGCACCGCGATGGCGTGAATGCGCTCTGGTGTCTCATCAAACTCGACAAAGCAGGTCAGCTTGTCGTGTTGTACCTGGGTTGGTACCTGGGCGGGGTTCGTCGTGTTGTCTTCATCGCAGTCCACCGCAAATGCTCGCGGCGAGAATACGGTCGAGCTGTCGTACTTGCGCACGAGCTTGTAGCTCGCTTCCTTGGCGGCCCATAAGCGCCACCGTTGGTGTTCGGACGAGGGTGCGCGGTCGATCGACCGACGTTCGCTCGGACTGAACACCCGCTCGTCGAACCGGCTCCGATAGCTGGTTGCATCTGAATCGGGGTCGCGAAGATCTACGATGTCATTTCCGACCATCGAAATAGGCCTCTTCCATTTTTGAAAGCCGGGTCACTACCTGGGAAGCAAGATCTCGCGAACGCCGGGCACCCTTGCTGTCGGACTTCGGTTCGAAACATTCCATGCTGATGGAAATACGATCTCCCATGTTGGGGACGCTGCCCCATGACTCCTGGGTGTCTCCCCGCATGTAAATACAAAGCACTCGGCAACCCGGAGCCGCGGCGATGATGCGCCCCACACCCCAGGCGATCGAATCGGAAGTGACTCGACCACTGCGACTTCTTCCGCCTTCCGGAAACAACATCGCGACCTCGCCGCGGTTGAGTAGATGGATCACGCGAGCGAGCACGATCGCGACTGCTGACCGCTCGCCGCCGCGAGAAATCGGAATACACTTCGCGATGAAGACCAGAATCCGTGTGAGGCCCGTCCGGGCAAAGTTCTTTCGCTCCGGGGTGTTCCAGGGAAGTTCGTCAAAATGCACCGCATAGCGCCACCACGGCACGATCGCCCAGGAGATGATCATCGAATCAATCAACGTCAAATGATTGGGGCAGATCAAAAGAGGAGCGTCGGACTCCTCCCTCAGTCTCCGGTATTCAGCCCGCAGAGCGCTGACGTCGGCGATCCGATAGCCCATCACGAACCGCAGCATGAATACAAACGGCGGAATCCAAAGC
Encoded here:
- a CDS encoding 4-phosphopantetheinyl transferase family protein; its protein translation is MVGNDIVDLRDPDSDATSYRSRFDERVFSPSERRSIDRAPSSEHQRWRLWAAKEASYKLVRKYDSSTVFSPRAFAVDCDEDNTTNPAQVPTQVQHDKLTCFVEFDETPERIHAIAVPAPNDFALVLWGIDTIDSAATSDCESRAVRDLACDAISRRFDYSRDQLEIRKTAHRIPRLYYRQGQLDLSVSLSHHGSWLAFACCTGEGRGA
- a CDS encoding 1-acyl-sn-glycerol-3-phosphate acyltransferase codes for the protein MSNSTPPSVPRQIRIRHAVQREIGRLIGPLWIPPFVFMLRFVMGYRIADVSALRAEYRRLREESDAPLLICPNHLTLIDSMIISWAIVPWWRYAVHFDELPWNTPERKNFARTGLTRILVFIAKCIPISRGGERSAVAIVLARVIHLLNRGEVAMLFPEGGRSRSGRVTSDSIAWGVGRIIAAAPGCRVLCIYMRGDTQESWGSVPNMGDRISISMECFEPKSDSKGARRSRDLASQVVTRLSKMEEAYFDGRK